In Piliocolobus tephrosceles isolate RC106 chromosome 6, ASM277652v3, whole genome shotgun sequence, the following are encoded in one genomic region:
- the ZSCAN2 gene encoding zinc finger and SCAN domain-containing protein 2 isoform X3, producing the protein MCSSWHPGVAKAISTSKIFFKKFPAATISSHLHSQHDFEIQSENWENCNQDMFENESREIFSEMPEGESAQHSDGESDFERDAGVQRPQGHTPGEDHGEVLSQDREVGQLIGLQGTYLGEKPYECPQCGKTFSRKSHLITHERTHTGEKYYKCDECGKSFSDGSNFSRHQTTHTGEKPYKCRDCGKSFSRSANLITHQRIHTGEKPFQCAECGKSFSRSPNLIAHQRTHTGEKPYSCPECGKSFGNRSSLNTHQGIHTGERPYECKECGESFSYNSNLIRHQRIHTGEKPYKCTDCGQRFTQSSALITHRRTHTGEKPYQCSECGKSFSRSSNLATHRRTHMAEKPYKCGVCEKSFSQSSSLISHQRMHTGEKPYECLTCGESFSWSSNLLKHQRIHTGEKPYKCSECGKCFSQRCQLVVHQRIHTGEKPYKCLMCGKSFSRGSVLVMHQKAHLGDKPYRCPECGKGFSWNSVLIIHQRIHTGEKPYKCPSCGKGFSNSSNFITHQKTHMKKKLYRSGKARK; encoded by the exons ATGTGCTCCTCTTGGCATCCTGGAGTAGCCAAAGCCATTTCTAccagtaaaattttttttaaaaaatttccagctGCCACCATCTCCTCTCATCTCCATTCACAACATG ATTTTGAGATACAGAGTGAAAATTGGGAGAACTGTAATCAAGACATGTTTGAGAATGAATCACGTGAGATATTCTCTGAAATGCCTGAAGGTGAAAGTGCTCAGCACTCCGATGGGGAAAGTGACTTTGAGAGAGATGCTGGTGTCCAGAGGCCCCAGGGACACACCCCAGGCGAGGACCACGGGGAGGTGCTCTCTCAGGACAGGGAAGTTGGCCAGCTCATAGGCCTGCAGGGCACCTACTTGGGGGAGAAGCCCTACGAATGTCCCCAGTGTGGGAAGACCTTCAGCCGGAAATCCCACCTCATCACACACGAGAGGACCCACACAGGAGAGAAATACTACAAATGTGATGAATGTGGAAAAAGCTTTAGTGATGGTTCAAACTTTAGTAGACACCAAACCACTCACACTGGGGAGAAGCCCTACAAATGCAGAGACTGTGGGAAGAGCTTTAGCCGGAGTGCCAACCTCATAACCCACCAGAGGATCCACACGGGGGAGAAGCCCTTCCAGTGTGCCGAGTGTGGCAAGAGCTTCAGCAGGAGTCCCAACCTCATCGCACATCAGCGCACCCACACGGGAGAGAAACCCTACTCGTGCCCTGAGTGTGGAAAGAGCTTTGGCAACCGATCCAGCCTTAACACGCATCAGGGGATCCACACTGGAGAAAGGCCCTACGAATGTAAAGAATGCGGCGAAAGCTTTAGTTACAACTCCAACCTAATCAGACACCAGAGAatccacacaggagagaaaccctataaatgtactGACTGTGGGCAGAGGTTCACCCAGAGCTCAGCCCTCATCACCCACCGGAGAacccacacaggagagaaaccctaccaGTGCAGTGAGTGTGGGAAAAGCTTCAGCCGCAGCTCCAACCTGGCCACGCACCGGAGAACCCACATGGCGGAGAAGCCCTATAAGTGTGGGGTGTGCGAGAAGAGCTTCAGCCAGAGCTCCAGTCTGATCTCACACCAGCGTATGCACACAGGGGAGAAACCCTACGAGTGCCTGACATGTGGGGAGAGCTTCAGCTGGAGCTCCAACCTCCTCAAGCACCAGAGGATCCACACGGGAGAGAAGCCCTACAAATGCAGCGAGTGTGGGAAATGCTTCAGCCAGCGCTGCCAGCTCGTAGTGCACCAACGGATCCACACAGGCGAGAAGCCCTACAAATGCCTCATGTGCGGCAAGAGCTTCAGCCGGGGCTCCGTTCTGGTCATGCACCAGAAAGCCCATTTGGGAGATAAGCCCTACAGGTGCCCTGAGTGTGGGAAAGGCTTTAGTTGGAACTCGGTCCTCATTATACATCAACGAATCCACACTGGGGAGAAGCCCTACAAGTGCCCCTCCTGTGGCAAAGGCTTCAGCAACAGCTCTAACTttatcacacatcagaaaactcacatgaaaaagaaactttatcGAAGTGGCAAAGCGCGAAAGTGA
- the ZSCAN2 gene encoding zinc finger and SCAN domain-containing protein 2 isoform X1 encodes MMAAEIPRVTTPLSPLVQVPQVEDRQKEEVTTMILEDDSWVQEAVLQEDGRESDPFPQSAGKGSSQEEVTRGPQGALSHLRELCRRWLRPEVHTKEQMLTMLPKEIQAWLQEHRPESSEEAAALVEDLTQTLRDSDFEIQSENWENCNQDMFENESREIFSEMPEGESAQHSDGESDFERDAGVQRPQGHTPGEDHGEVLSQDREVGQLIGLQGTYLGEKPYECPQCGKTFSRKSHLITHERTHTGEKYYKCDECGKSFSDGSNFSRHQTTHTGEKPYKCRDCGKSFSRSANLITHQRIHTGEKPFQCAECGKSFSRSPNLIAHQRTHTGEKPYSCPECGKSFGNRSSLNTHQGIHTGERPYECKECGESFSYNSNLIRHQRIHTGEKPYKCTDCGQRFTQSSALITHRRTHTGEKPYQCSECGKSFSRSSNLATHRRTHMAEKPYKCGVCEKSFSQSSSLISHQRMHTGEKPYECLTCGESFSWSSNLLKHQRIHTGEKPYKCSECGKCFSQRCQLVVHQRIHTGEKPYKCLMCGKSFSRGSVLVMHQKAHLGDKPYRCPECGKGFSWNSVLIIHQRIHTGEKPYKCPSCGKGFSNSSNFITHQKTHMKKKLYRSGKARK; translated from the exons ATGATGGCTGCAGAGATCCCGAGAGTGACCACTCCACTGAGCCCCTTGGTCCAGGTGCCTCAAGTGGAAGATAGACAGAAGGAGGAGGTCACCACCATGATCCTGGAGGATGACTCCTGGGTGCAGGAAGCTGTGTTGCAGGAGGATGGCCGTGAGTCTGACCCCTTTCCCCAGAGTGCTGGCAAGGGCAGCTCCCAGGAGGAGGTGACCAGGGGACCACAGGGTGCACTCAGCCACCTCCGAGAGCTCTGTCGGcgctggctgaggccagaggtaCACACCAAGGAGCAGATGTTAACCATGCTACCAAAGGAAATTCAGGCTTGGCTACAAGAGCATCGGCCTGAAAGCAGTGAGGAGGCAGCGGCCCTGGTGGAAGACTTGACCCAGACCCTTCGGGACAGTG ATTTTGAGATACAGAGTGAAAATTGGGAGAACTGTAATCAAGACATGTTTGAGAATGAATCACGTGAGATATTCTCTGAAATGCCTGAAGGTGAAAGTGCTCAGCACTCCGATGGGGAAAGTGACTTTGAGAGAGATGCTGGTGTCCAGAGGCCCCAGGGACACACCCCAGGCGAGGACCACGGGGAGGTGCTCTCTCAGGACAGGGAAGTTGGCCAGCTCATAGGCCTGCAGGGCACCTACTTGGGGGAGAAGCCCTACGAATGTCCCCAGTGTGGGAAGACCTTCAGCCGGAAATCCCACCTCATCACACACGAGAGGACCCACACAGGAGAGAAATACTACAAATGTGATGAATGTGGAAAAAGCTTTAGTGATGGTTCAAACTTTAGTAGACACCAAACCACTCACACTGGGGAGAAGCCCTACAAATGCAGAGACTGTGGGAAGAGCTTTAGCCGGAGTGCCAACCTCATAACCCACCAGAGGATCCACACGGGGGAGAAGCCCTTCCAGTGTGCCGAGTGTGGCAAGAGCTTCAGCAGGAGTCCCAACCTCATCGCACATCAGCGCACCCACACGGGAGAGAAACCCTACTCGTGCCCTGAGTGTGGAAAGAGCTTTGGCAACCGATCCAGCCTTAACACGCATCAGGGGATCCACACTGGAGAAAGGCCCTACGAATGTAAAGAATGCGGCGAAAGCTTTAGTTACAACTCCAACCTAATCAGACACCAGAGAatccacacaggagagaaaccctataaatgtactGACTGTGGGCAGAGGTTCACCCAGAGCTCAGCCCTCATCACCCACCGGAGAacccacacaggagagaaaccctaccaGTGCAGTGAGTGTGGGAAAAGCTTCAGCCGCAGCTCCAACCTGGCCACGCACCGGAGAACCCACATGGCGGAGAAGCCCTATAAGTGTGGGGTGTGCGAGAAGAGCTTCAGCCAGAGCTCCAGTCTGATCTCACACCAGCGTATGCACACAGGGGAGAAACCCTACGAGTGCCTGACATGTGGGGAGAGCTTCAGCTGGAGCTCCAACCTCCTCAAGCACCAGAGGATCCACACGGGAGAGAAGCCCTACAAATGCAGCGAGTGTGGGAAATGCTTCAGCCAGCGCTGCCAGCTCGTAGTGCACCAACGGATCCACACAGGCGAGAAGCCCTACAAATGCCTCATGTGCGGCAAGAGCTTCAGCCGGGGCTCCGTTCTGGTCATGCACCAGAAAGCCCATTTGGGAGATAAGCCCTACAGGTGCCCTGAGTGTGGGAAAGGCTTTAGTTGGAACTCGGTCCTCATTATACATCAACGAATCCACACTGGGGAGAAGCCCTACAAGTGCCCCTCCTGTGGCAAAGGCTTCAGCAACAGCTCTAACTttatcacacatcagaaaactcacatgaaaaagaaactttatcGAAGTGGCAAAGCGCGAAAGTGA
- the ZSCAN2 gene encoding zinc finger and SCAN domain-containing protein 2 isoform X2: MMAAEIPRVTTPLSPLVQVPQVEDRQKEEVTTMILEDDSWVQEAVLQEDGHFEIQSENWENCNQDMFENESREIFSEMPEGESAQHSDGESDFERDAGVQRPQGHTPGEDHGEVLSQDREVGQLIGLQGTYLGEKPYECPQCGKTFSRKSHLITHERTHTGEKYYKCDECGKSFSDGSNFSRHQTTHTGEKPYKCRDCGKSFSRSANLITHQRIHTGEKPFQCAECGKSFSRSPNLIAHQRTHTGEKPYSCPECGKSFGNRSSLNTHQGIHTGERPYECKECGESFSYNSNLIRHQRIHTGEKPYKCTDCGQRFTQSSALITHRRTHTGEKPYQCSECGKSFSRSSNLATHRRTHMAEKPYKCGVCEKSFSQSSSLISHQRMHTGEKPYECLTCGESFSWSSNLLKHQRIHTGEKPYKCSECGKCFSQRCQLVVHQRIHTGEKPYKCLMCGKSFSRGSVLVMHQKAHLGDKPYRCPECGKGFSWNSVLIIHQRIHTGEKPYKCPSCGKGFSNSSNFITHQKTHMKKKLYRSGKARK; encoded by the exons ATGATGGCTGCAGAGATCCCGAGAGTGACCACTCCACTGAGCCCCTTGGTCCAGGTGCCTCAAGTGGAAGATAGACAGAAGGAGGAGGTCACCACCATGATCCTGGAGGATGACTCCTGGGTGCAGGAAGCTGTGTTGCAGGAGGATGGCC ATTTTGAGATACAGAGTGAAAATTGGGAGAACTGTAATCAAGACATGTTTGAGAATGAATCACGTGAGATATTCTCTGAAATGCCTGAAGGTGAAAGTGCTCAGCACTCCGATGGGGAAAGTGACTTTGAGAGAGATGCTGGTGTCCAGAGGCCCCAGGGACACACCCCAGGCGAGGACCACGGGGAGGTGCTCTCTCAGGACAGGGAAGTTGGCCAGCTCATAGGCCTGCAGGGCACCTACTTGGGGGAGAAGCCCTACGAATGTCCCCAGTGTGGGAAGACCTTCAGCCGGAAATCCCACCTCATCACACACGAGAGGACCCACACAGGAGAGAAATACTACAAATGTGATGAATGTGGAAAAAGCTTTAGTGATGGTTCAAACTTTAGTAGACACCAAACCACTCACACTGGGGAGAAGCCCTACAAATGCAGAGACTGTGGGAAGAGCTTTAGCCGGAGTGCCAACCTCATAACCCACCAGAGGATCCACACGGGGGAGAAGCCCTTCCAGTGTGCCGAGTGTGGCAAGAGCTTCAGCAGGAGTCCCAACCTCATCGCACATCAGCGCACCCACACGGGAGAGAAACCCTACTCGTGCCCTGAGTGTGGAAAGAGCTTTGGCAACCGATCCAGCCTTAACACGCATCAGGGGATCCACACTGGAGAAAGGCCCTACGAATGTAAAGAATGCGGCGAAAGCTTTAGTTACAACTCCAACCTAATCAGACACCAGAGAatccacacaggagagaaaccctataaatgtactGACTGTGGGCAGAGGTTCACCCAGAGCTCAGCCCTCATCACCCACCGGAGAacccacacaggagagaaaccctaccaGTGCAGTGAGTGTGGGAAAAGCTTCAGCCGCAGCTCCAACCTGGCCACGCACCGGAGAACCCACATGGCGGAGAAGCCCTATAAGTGTGGGGTGTGCGAGAAGAGCTTCAGCCAGAGCTCCAGTCTGATCTCACACCAGCGTATGCACACAGGGGAGAAACCCTACGAGTGCCTGACATGTGGGGAGAGCTTCAGCTGGAGCTCCAACCTCCTCAAGCACCAGAGGATCCACACGGGAGAGAAGCCCTACAAATGCAGCGAGTGTGGGAAATGCTTCAGCCAGCGCTGCCAGCTCGTAGTGCACCAACGGATCCACACAGGCGAGAAGCCCTACAAATGCCTCATGTGCGGCAAGAGCTTCAGCCGGGGCTCCGTTCTGGTCATGCACCAGAAAGCCCATTTGGGAGATAAGCCCTACAGGTGCCCTGAGTGTGGGAAAGGCTTTAGTTGGAACTCGGTCCTCATTATACATCAACGAATCCACACTGGGGAGAAGCCCTACAAGTGCCCCTCCTGTGGCAAAGGCTTCAGCAACAGCTCTAACTttatcacacatcagaaaactcacatgaaaaagaaactttatcGAAGTGGCAAAGCGCGAAAGTGA
- the ZSCAN2 gene encoding zinc finger and SCAN domain-containing protein 2 isoform X4, with translation MMAAEIPRVTTPLSPLVQVPQVEDRQKEEVTTMILEDDSWVQEAVLQEDGRESDPFPQSAGKGSSQEEVTRGPQGALSHLRELCRRWLRPEVHTKEQMLTMLPKEIQAWLQEHRPESSEEAAALVEDLTQTLRDSETASCIHGCPV, from the exons ATGATGGCTGCAGAGATCCCGAGAGTGACCACTCCACTGAGCCCCTTGGTCCAGGTGCCTCAAGTGGAAGATAGACAGAAGGAGGAGGTCACCACCATGATCCTGGAGGATGACTCCTGGGTGCAGGAAGCTGTGTTGCAGGAGGATGGCCGTGAGTCTGACCCCTTTCCCCAGAGTGCTGGCAAGGGCAGCTCCCAGGAGGAGGTGACCAGGGGACCACAGGGTGCACTCAGCCACCTCCGAGAGCTCTGTCGGcgctggctgaggccagaggtaCACACCAAGGAGCAGATGTTAACCATGCTACCAAAGGAAATTCAGGCTTGGCTACAAGAGCATCGGCCTGAAAGCAGTGAGGAGGCAGCGGCCCTGGTGGAAGACTTGACCCAGACCCTTCGGGACAGTG AAACAGCTTCCTGCATACATGGCTGCCCTGTGTGA